A DNA window from Gemmatimonadota bacterium contains the following coding sequences:
- a CDS encoding hemolysin III family protein, producing the protein MAASSTDQHRPQSLGEEIANSVSHGVGFLAALVALPVLVIGAVPHGAAAVVGAVIFAATAALLYLTSTLYHALAPTRAKRLFQIFDHGAIYLLIAGTYTPFTLGVLRGAWGWTLFGLIWALAVAGVVIKSVGEIRLHRLSTALYLAMGWLILIAAKPLSERVPGWGLFWLVAGGVAYTAGVGFYAADRLRYGHFVWHLFVLAGTACHFVAVLYYAT; encoded by the coding sequence ATGGCAGCGAGTTCCACCGACCAACATCGACCTCAATCGCTCGGCGAAGAGATCGCCAACAGCGTGAGCCACGGGGTCGGGTTTCTGGCGGCGTTGGTGGCGCTGCCGGTGCTCGTCATCGGTGCCGTGCCCCACGGCGCCGCCGCCGTGGTCGGCGCGGTGATCTTCGCCGCAACCGCCGCACTCCTCTACCTCACCTCGACGCTCTATCATGCCCTCGCCCCAACGCGGGCCAAACGGCTGTTTCAGATCTTCGATCACGGCGCGATCTACCTCCTCATTGCCGGGACCTATACCCCGTTCACGCTCGGCGTCCTGCGGGGAGCCTGGGGCTGGACCCTCTTCGGACTGATCTGGGCCCTCGCGGTGGCCGGCGTCGTGATCAAATCAGTCGGCGAAATTCGCCTCCACCGGCTCTCGACCGCCTTGTACCTTGCGATGGGCTGGCTGATCCTGATCGCCGCGAAGCCGCTCTCCGAGCGGGTGCCCGGTTGGGGACTATTCTGGTTGGTGGCCGGCGGCGTGGCTTACACGGCGGGCGTCGGGTTCTACGCCGCCGACCGGCTCCGCTACGGCCATTTCGTCTGGCATTTGTTCGTCCTGGCCGGCACCGCCTGCCACTTCGTAGCCGTGTTGTACTACGCGACATAG
- a CDS encoding N-acetyltransferase — protein sequence MVWPPPDRIPTDRLVLHRWQPEHARLLKAAIDANLGHLQAWMPWAAAEPTELPELCLRLAQFSADFDAGARWLYGVFPPDETAVLGGLGLHPTPDGVELGYWLRSDVTGMGYLTEAARAALDLPGMVEVVIRCDPLNTRSAAVAERLGFRHTTTLVGNSTTPSGAPRDTMIWQLSQQPTTT from the coding sequence ATGGTGTGGCCGCCTCCTGACCGCATCCCGACCGATCGGCTGGTCCTGCATCGGTGGCAACCGGAGCACGCCCGGCTGTTGAAGGCCGCGATCGACGCGAACCTCGGACACCTCCAAGCCTGGATGCCGTGGGCAGCGGCCGAGCCGACGGAACTACCGGAGCTCTGCCTCCGCTTGGCCCAGTTCAGCGCCGACTTCGACGCCGGGGCCCGCTGGCTCTACGGCGTCTTTCCGCCCGACGAGACTGCGGTGCTCGGCGGCCTCGGCTTGCATCCCACGCCCGACGGAGTGGAACTCGGCTACTGGCTCCGCTCCGACGTAACCGGCATGGGCTACCTCACCGAGGCCGCCCGGGCCGCCCTCGACCTGCCCGGCATGGTCGAGGTCGTGATCCGCTGCGACCCCCTGAACACCCGGAGCGCGGCCGTGGCCGAGCGACTCGGCTTTCGTCACACGACCACCCTCGTCGGCAATTCCACCACGCCGTCCGGCGCACCCCGGGACACGATGATCTGGCAGCTTTCCCAGCAACCGACAACGACATGA